In Pseudobacter ginsenosidimutans, the following are encoded in one genomic region:
- a CDS encoding helix-turn-helix domain-containing protein: MEQEFTVLENKMVGRNLYKIRKIREKKAADVAEHIGITEAAYTKYERGESKITIDLIQKVAEYLKVDPINLITASTGHFIEIGSNSPAAGINNYNGVDEKLMALMTKMIENQMAMNEKIMRLLEKLNQ; encoded by the coding sequence ATGGAGCAGGAATTTACTGTGTTGGAGAATAAGATGGTGGGAAGGAACTTATATAAAATAAGGAAGATAAGAGAGAAGAAAGCTGCTGATGTTGCCGAGCATATAGGTATAACCGAAGCTGCTTATACCAAGTATGAAAGAGGGGAGAGTAAGATCACTATTGATTTGATTCAGAAGGTTGCTGAATATTTGAAAGTTGACCCGATAAATTTGATTACAGCTTCGACCGGGCATTTTATTGAGATAGGAAGTAATTCACCAGCGGCTGGGATAAATAATTATAATGGGGTAGATGAAAAGCTGATGGCGCTGATGACGAAGATGATTGAGAATCAGATGGCGATGAATGAGAAGATAATGAGGTTGTTGGAAAAGCTGAATCAGTAG
- a CDS encoding RteC domain-containing protein: MRTLIANSEQLLSNLREQLAQVTNSHNNPLQQSQAALPVCIEHIRQLRKQLKTFRNIPKDQEIYFFKHIKPRFVCEFYFNAMVYRLHYAWPMGDIKKQQIYLEEKLHQINQFFETNHHFYFYYRTNSTHLDSTFFVRGQQDVEPSPEHLICGTDPAFYTPRDLMMAELLANYQFQDYLQDQLHQLLPSQMPASKGSKDPVLVWSESKSAFMELIYGLHLSRAFNGGKCDIKTIVAVMSKTFGVELRNIYDYIYHIKMRKLEPTKFTDKMKSCLLQNFSEQLDLPDSAAAPQ, translated from the coding sequence ATGAGAACCTTGATAGCAAACTCTGAACAGCTACTATCCAACCTGCGCGAGCAACTGGCGCAGGTAACCAACTCCCACAACAATCCCCTTCAACAGTCCCAGGCCGCTTTGCCCGTATGCATCGAGCATATTCGACAACTGCGAAAGCAGCTCAAAACCTTCCGGAACATTCCAAAAGATCAGGAGATCTATTTCTTCAAACACATCAAGCCGCGGTTTGTATGTGAGTTCTACTTCAACGCCATGGTGTACCGGCTTCACTACGCCTGGCCAATGGGTGACATCAAAAAACAACAAATTTATCTGGAAGAAAAGCTGCACCAGATCAACCAGTTTTTTGAAACCAATCATCATTTCTATTTCTACTACAGAACAAACAGCACGCACCTGGACAGTACATTCTTTGTACGCGGTCAACAGGATGTAGAGCCATCGCCAGAACATCTTATCTGCGGAACAGATCCCGCGTTCTACACGCCCAGGGATCTTATGATGGCGGAACTTCTGGCCAATTATCAATTCCAGGACTACCTGCAGGATCAACTGCACCAGCTTCTCCCCTCTCAAATGCCGGCATCAAAAGGTTCCAAAGACCCGGTACTGGTTTGGAGCGAAAGCAAGAGCGCATTCATGGAACTGATCTACGGCCTGCATCTGAGTCGTGCTTTCAATGGTGGTAAATGTGATATCAAAACGATTGTAGCGGTTATGAGTAAAACCTTCGGCGTGGAGCTCAGGAATATCTACGATTATATCTATCACATCAAAATGCGCAAACTGGAGCCCACCAAATTCACG
- a CDS encoding HEPN domain-containing protein, whose amino-acid sequence MQSNPLLQKVSDIINNIVPASRIVLLAYCNKEKQSFSIFTEAGFHLHDPAELQLFVLADVPNMDINVAVNKIEQNCQHIIPVSIILMNKNEFAALLQQGNRFAITVTKSTQLIYDNNSNLEVLPVGQDTINHNSEYITWYRRGLAFREMAGTQFKAGEYDTATYCMHVSAEHFLCMLIQLSIGYRLNSHDLDRQFRLLQFYVPETRNVFRRETETDKQNFQSLRTNFVCFMNKSENTVNDYEVEDYLADLYKLQLIAEGLFYVQSALFQHVNKLSEEPHI is encoded by the coding sequence ATGCAATCAAATCCGCTCCTGCAAAAGGTTTCAGACATCATTAACAACATCGTTCCTGCATCCAGGATAGTACTACTTGCCTACTGCAATAAGGAAAAACAATCCTTTTCCATTTTCACTGAAGCCGGTTTTCACCTCCATGATCCTGCAGAATTGCAGCTATTCGTACTCGCTGATGTCCCAAATATGGACATCAATGTTGCCGTCAATAAGATCGAACAAAACTGTCAGCACATCATTCCGGTTAGCATCATTCTCATGAACAAAAACGAATTTGCTGCGCTACTCCAGCAGGGTAACCGATTTGCCATAACGGTCACGAAATCTACCCAGTTGATCTATGACAATAACTCCAACCTGGAAGTGCTTCCTGTCGGTCAGGACACCATAAACCACAATTCGGAGTATATCACCTGGTACAGGCGGGGACTGGCTTTCCGGGAAATGGCAGGCACGCAATTCAAAGCAGGCGAATACGATACTGCCACTTACTGCATGCACGTTTCTGCAGAACATTTCCTCTGCATGCTAATTCAACTAAGCATCGGATATCGCTTAAACTCGCATGACCTCGACAGACAATTTCGCCTCCTGCAATTTTACGTACCTGAAACCCGCAATGTGTTTCGCAGAGAAACAGAGACCGACAAACAAAATTTTCAATCATTGAGAACCAACTTTGTTTGCTTTATGAACAAGTCTGAAAACACAGTAAATGATTACGAAGTGGAGGATTATCTTGCTGACCTCTACAAACTTCAACTCATAGCTGAAGGACTCTTCTATGTTCAGTCGGCATTATTCCAGCACGTGAATAAGCTGTCGGAAGAGCCACATATATGA